One window from the genome of Chroococcidiopsis sp. TS-821 encodes:
- a CDS encoding amylo-alpha-1,6-glucosidase — translation MTPDTLMTTDRLDLDGRIFVPAHQLPIPEWPCVLSERPQPTLTVKDDDLFLVTDTLGNISGCLGVVDEQKASMGLFCNDTRFLSRLEMQIEGRSPVLLSSTADKGFLLSILCTNPTIEDRLTADALGIRREIALGGALFEEIEITNYSTSSVSFELSLSFDADFIDLFEIRGFRREKRGQLLRLAQPISDQASRDGASAYRLCQQEELTLAYQGLDGLLMESRIQFQYLKPKLFKGYTAIWQLELASHQTQKLGYRLQMLTDRQPASTVSAPTTLVQAKAAELLEEQNWRQHITQIRSDKVIFNRTIERAEQDLYLLRQSIGKNFGNCKVVSAGVPWFSTLFGRDSLIAASQTLMLNPAIARETLLILAAYQGKVEDEWREEEPGKILHELRMGEMARCQEVPHTPYYGTIDATPLWLMLYAEYYAWTHDNETLEQLWSNALAAMEWIDRKCEKTGYLSYFRTSRRGLVNQGWKDSGDCIVDRHGHLANGPIALCEVQAYVYAAKIRLAEIARMKKRIDLADRWQEDANRLKERFNRDFWMSDQDYCALALDGEGKQVDSITSNPGHCLHLGILTPEKAYSVAERLRAPDMFNGWGIRTLSSLSPAYNPMGYHIGSVWPHDNSMIAMGVRSLGLIDQALELSQSILEMTQRQPYQRPPELFCGYERTNDNDPVQYPVACSPQAWATGSIFQLLQMMVNLVPDAKNNCLRIIDPALPESINTLSLHNLRVGPTLLDLEFERSGNTTACRVAKKRGNLRVVIEA, via the coding sequence ATGACACCAGATACGCTGATGACAACAGACAGACTCGATCTGGACGGAAGAATTTTTGTTCCAGCACACCAGTTACCTATTCCTGAATGGCCCTGTGTATTAAGTGAACGACCGCAACCAACACTTACAGTCAAAGACGACGATTTATTTCTAGTCACTGATACGCTCGGAAATATTTCTGGCTGTTTGGGTGTTGTTGACGAACAGAAAGCTAGTATGGGACTTTTTTGCAATGATACTCGCTTTCTTAGTCGGCTAGAGATGCAAATTGAAGGGCGATCGCCTGTCCTGCTTAGCAGCACCGCTGATAAAGGCTTTTTGCTGTCAATTCTGTGTACAAATCCGACCATTGAAGACCGTTTAACCGCTGATGCGCTGGGAATTCGCAGAGAAATTGCGCTGGGTGGCGCACTGTTTGAAGAAATCGAAATCACAAATTACAGTACTAGTTCGGTAAGCTTTGAACTTAGCCTCAGCTTTGACGCCGATTTTATTGATTTATTTGAAATTCGGGGGTTTCGGCGGGAAAAACGCGGTCAGTTATTGCGCCTGGCACAACCAATTAGCGATCAAGCCTCGCGTGACGGTGCATCTGCTTACCGTTTGTGTCAACAAGAAGAACTAACTTTAGCCTATCAAGGCTTAGATGGGTTGCTGATGGAATCGCGCATTCAGTTTCAGTATCTCAAGCCAAAGCTGTTCAAAGGTTATACTGCAATTTGGCAACTGGAATTAGCTTCGCACCAAACGCAGAAGCTAGGCTATCGGCTACAAATGTTAACCGATCGTCAGCCAGCTTCTACAGTCAGCGCTCCGACGACGCTCGTGCAAGCAAAAGCGGCTGAATTATTAGAAGAGCAAAATTGGCGACAACATATTACGCAAATTCGCTCTGACAAAGTCATTTTTAACCGTACTATCGAACGCGCCGAACAAGATTTGTATCTTTTACGACAGTCAATTGGGAAAAACTTTGGTAATTGCAAAGTTGTCTCAGCTGGAGTTCCTTGGTTTTCAACATTGTTTGGGCGCGACTCGCTGATCGCGGCTTCTCAAACATTAATGTTGAATCCGGCGATCGCGCGCGAAACACTTTTGATTCTCGCCGCTTACCAAGGTAAAGTAGAAGACGAGTGGCGCGAAGAAGAACCTGGTAAAATATTGCACGAGTTGCGTATGGGTGAAATGGCGCGTTGCCAAGAAGTTCCCCATACACCGTACTACGGCACCATCGACGCAACTCCTTTGTGGTTGATGCTCTATGCGGAATACTACGCTTGGACGCACGATAACGAAACCCTAGAGCAACTGTGGTCGAATGCGCTAGCCGCGATGGAGTGGATCGACCGCAAATGTGAAAAAACCGGCTACCTTAGCTACTTCCGTACGTCTCGACGCGGTTTAGTTAACCAAGGATGGAAAGATTCAGGTGATTGTATCGTAGACCGTCACGGGCACTTAGCAAACGGTCCAATTGCACTTTGCGAAGTCCAAGCTTATGTTTATGCAGCAAAAATCCGCTTAGCAGAAATCGCCCGCATGAAAAAGCGGATCGACTTAGCAGATCGCTGGCAAGAAGATGCAAATCGTTTGAAAGAGCGATTTAATCGTGACTTTTGGATGTCCGATCAAGATTACTGCGCTCTAGCTTTAGACGGTGAAGGCAAGCAAGTTGATAGTATTACCTCTAATCCTGGTCATTGCCTGCATCTGGGAATTTTGACACCGGAAAAAGCTTATAGTGTTGCCGAACGGCTACGCGCACCGGATATGTTTAATGGATGGGGCATTCGCACTTTGAGCAGTTTGTCGCCAGCTTATAATCCGATGGGGTATCATATCGGTTCGGTTTGGCCGCATGACAATTCGATGATTGCGATGGGCGTGCGATCGCTTGGATTAATCGATCAAGCGCTGGAACTTTCTCAAAGTATTTTAGAGATGACGCAACGTCAACCGTATCAACGCCCGCCTGAACTTTTCTGTGGCTACGAACGCACGAACGATAACGATCCAGTGCAGTATCCAGTCGCGTGTTCGCCGCAAGCTTGGGCGACAGGTAGTATCTTTCAGCTACTACAAATGATGGTCAACCTTGTTCCGGATGCTAAAAATAATTGCTTGCGGATCATTGACCCTGCTTTACCAGAATCGATTAATACTTTATCACTACACAATTTGCGTGTTGGACCTACTTTACTCGATTTAGAATTTGAGCGCTCAGGCAATACAACCGCGTGTCGCGTTGCCAAGAAACGCGGTAATCTGCGAGTCGTGATCGAAGCTTAA